One part of the Vidua chalybeata isolate OUT-0048 chromosome 11, bVidCha1 merged haplotype, whole genome shotgun sequence genome encodes these proteins:
- the LOC128793518 gene encoding hydrocephalus-inducing protein homolog isoform X2: MQFYCQQGEDTHTSLHGRSVDAHIRLHRNTVTLEKTYITMSNRTTVLIHNHSNITAPFQWKAVDTGEEEDQLELRLCQEEEDKLSYFLKECRVDTTCRECFALPTCSFQTEVAKVRGDPMLFSDDIFCLEPKEGEIGPNCSAEISVSFKPQVYERAVYCNISDVLNAACISCAPPPLGKTLTEMYPEEGRTKFSGIS, encoded by the exons GTGAAGACACCCACACAAGCCTTCATGGAAGATCTGTGGATGCCCACATCAGGCTGCACAGGAATACTGTGACCCTTGAGAAGACGTACATCACCATGTCAAACCGCACAACCGTGCTCATTCACAACCACAGTAATATCACAGCCCCCTTCCAGTGGAAGGCTGTTGAtactggggaagaggaggatcagctggagctgag gctgTGTCAGGAGGAAGAGGACAAGTTGTCTTATTTTCTGAAGGAGTGCAGAGTGGACACCACTTGCCGAGAATGCTTTGCTCTTCCCACCTGCAGCTTCCAGACTGAGGTGGCAAAGGTGCGAGGAGATCCCATGCTGTTCTCTGATGACATTTTCTGCCTTGAGCCGAAG GAGGGCGAGATCGGGCCGAATTGTTCGGCTGAGATCAGCGTGTCCTTCAAGCCCCAGGTCTACGAGCGAGCGGTTTACTGCAACATCTCGG atgTTCTGAATGCTGCCTGTATTTCGTGTGCTCCTCCTCCCTTGGGAAAAACACTCACTGAGATGTACCCAGaagaaggaagaacaaaatTTTCTGGCATTTCCTAA